A region of the Candidatus Zixiibacteriota bacterium genome:
GGCGGCGCGCGGCCGCGGGGGCGGTTTTACCATCGCCCGTGACGCCGGTGAGATCAACTTGTACGAGGTGCTTACCTCGCTGGGTGGGCCGTTCATCGATCCGCAGCATTGCCAGAAACACTCGGGCCAGCTCCATGAGTGCGTACATGCCGACAATTGCTCGGTCCACGACGTGCTCGGCGGAATCGCTGGGTACCTTCAGAGTTTTCTGTCTCAGACTACACTTGCAGACATGGTAGAGAAAGAAAAAGCTCGGGCCGGACAGCGGACGGCGCCGCACGTGGTCATAGCCCATACCGCGCTGGAAAAGGAACTGGGACAGGTCGAAGGGCCGGTCCCGCTTGAATAGATGGCATTAGTCGATCGTAAGGGACAAGACATCATGTCGAACAAGACACCGTTGTTTGAATTTCGGAATATACATGTCGAGGTCGAAGGGAAAGAGGTCGTCTCCGGCGTGTCATTGGCCATATACCCGGGCGAAATACACGCGATCATGGGGAAGAACGGTTCCGGCAAATCCTCGCTGTCGAATGCCCTGATGGGACATCCCAACTATGCCATCACCAAGGGCGAGGCGTTGTTGAACGGGCAGGATATTCTCAAGATGAGCGCCGATGAACGCTCTCGCGCCGGGCTTTTCCTGGCGTTCCAGTACCCTCTGGCGATACCAGGTGTAACCGTTGCCAATTTCATGCGCACAGCGCTGCAATCGCACCGCGGAAAGGATGCCGACATGGTCGATTTCCGCAAACTTCTCAAAGCGCACATGGACGCACTCGGCATCGATCAGACCTTCGCCACGCGCTATCTCAACGACGGGTTTTCCGGCGGTGAAAAGAAACGGATTGAGATTCTGCAGATGGCCGTGCTTAACCCGCGAGTGGCGATCCTCGATGAGACCGATTCCGGCCTGGATATCGATGCTCTGAAAACAGTGGCCGAGGGGATCAATCGGTTCCACGGTGACGGTAACGGCTTGCTCCTGGTAACGCACTACCAGCGGCTGCTCAATCATATCCGTCCCGATTATGTGCATGTGATGATGGCGGGCAAATTCGTGAAATCCGGCGGGCCGGAGCTAGCGCTCAAACTGGAGGAGATCGGCTACGAATGGGTCGAAGCCGAGCAGAAAGCAGGTGTGTAAACATGTCGGAATCTATTGAACAGCAGAAACACGATCTGGCCGGTCTCAACTCCGACTACGCCACCAAATACGGTTTTCGCGAT
Encoded here:
- the sufC gene encoding Fe-S cluster assembly ATPase SufC; protein product: MSNKTPLFEFRNIHVEVEGKEVVSGVSLAIYPGEIHAIMGKNGSGKSSLSNALMGHPNYAITKGEALLNGQDILKMSADERSRAGLFLAFQYPLAIPGVTVANFMRTALQSHRGKDADMVDFRKLLKAHMDALGIDQTFATRYLNDGFSGGEKKRIEILQMAVLNPRVAILDETDSGLDIDALKTVAEGINRFHGDGNGLLLVTHYQRLLNHIRPDYVHVMMAGKFVKSGGPELALKLEEIGYEWVEAEQKAGV
- a CDS encoding Rrf2 family transcriptional regulator, producing the protein MRISAVEEYGLRCLLALARKGRKGQLSISEIAELEGLSVPYASKLLAILRRAGLVVAARGRGGGFTIARDAGEINLYEVLTSLGGPFIDPQHCQKHSGQLHECVHADNCSVHDVLGGIAGYLQSFLSQTTLADMVEKEKARAGQRTAPHVVIAHTALEKELGQVEGPVPLE